A part of Paraburkholderia azotifigens genomic DNA contains:
- a CDS encoding DUF1295 domain-containing protein yields the protein MSPVVAASIAFVLLVALFAAFWVWQQASANAGMIDPIWAFSLGAIALFYGMASNGDPLARALVAFGGGIWGARLGWHLWRRNAGKPEDPRYHRFREQWGADAGRKMFWFLELQTVVSVVLSLAFAVPAWRAAPPSAAWVAIAVLIWLASVGGEAIADSQLRRFVADPANSGNVCRVGLWRYSRHPNYFFECLHWVAYVALSVGSPWVWLTLIPPVLMAWLLMKLSGVPMLEAHLVHSRPGYAEYMRETSALIPMPPRRG from the coding sequence ATGTCACCCGTCGTCGCTGCGTCGATTGCGTTCGTGTTGCTCGTCGCGCTGTTCGCGGCCTTCTGGGTGTGGCAGCAGGCGAGCGCGAACGCCGGCATGATCGATCCGATATGGGCGTTTTCGCTGGGCGCGATCGCGCTGTTCTATGGAATGGCGAGCAACGGCGATCCGCTTGCCCGCGCGCTCGTCGCGTTCGGCGGCGGCATCTGGGGCGCGCGCCTGGGCTGGCATTTATGGCGGCGTAACGCGGGCAAGCCGGAAGACCCGCGTTATCACCGGTTCCGCGAGCAGTGGGGCGCAGACGCGGGGCGCAAGATGTTCTGGTTTCTCGAACTGCAAACGGTCGTCTCAGTCGTGCTGTCGCTTGCATTCGCGGTGCCTGCGTGGCGGGCGGCCCCGCCTTCGGCCGCATGGGTCGCGATAGCGGTGCTGATCTGGCTCGCGTCGGTGGGCGGCGAGGCGATTGCTGACAGTCAGCTCAGACGCTTCGTCGCCGATCCGGCGAACAGTGGAAATGTGTGCCGCGTCGGCCTGTGGCGCTATTCGCGGCATCCTAATTACTTTTTCGAATGCCTGCATTGGGTCGCATACGTCGCGCTTTCGGTGGGCTCGCCCTGGGTATGGCTGACACTGATTCCACCCGTGCTGATGGCATGGCTGCTGATGAAGTTATCCGGCGTGCCGATGCTCGAAGCGCATCTGGTCCATTCGCGTCCTGG